The Acidobacteriota bacterium genome contains the following window.
GCCTCCTTATCCGCTGCTTCGGATTCAAGCTCCTTCAGGAACCGGGTTAGATCCCATCTGCCCATAGCCCGCATATGGATGTAAGCCACCCTGCCGTTCGTTTTTTCCTCGACCATCTTCTTCCGGGCATCCTCCCACATCTGGTAGCGGAGGGACTGTACCTCTCGGGAGGAGATCGGCTTCACATATACCACCCGGGCGTTTTCCTTGGTCAGCTTCGAGTTTATGAGGAGCTTCACCTTCTTTCCTATCTTGTCGTTTAAGAGCTTCGCTATGTTCGTCCTTGGCGAGAGGACGACATCATCTATGGCGATGAGGTAATCACCCAGCTTCACCCCTGCTTCTGCCTTTGCTACCGGTCCATCCTTTATTATCTTCTTTATTTTGAAGAATTCTTTACCTTCCTTCTGCTCGAACTCGATGCCAAGCTCACCGGTTCTCACTGCCGATGGGGAATAAGGGGGATAGATCCCCAGGTGCGATGAGTTGAGCTCTCCGAGCATCATACTTATCACATCGTAGAAGTCGGTGTCGGTGCCCACCCTCTCGATTATTGGGGCGTACTTCTCCCTTATCTTCTCCCAGTTCACTCCGTGGAAGTTCTTGTCGTAGTAGTAATCGCGGAGGGTGACCCAGACCTCGTTGAACATCTGCTTAAACTCCGCCTTCTTGTCTATGGTGAGCTC
Protein-coding sequences here:
- a CDS encoding PDZ domain-containing protein yields the protein ELTIDKKAEFKQMFNEVWVTLRDYYYDKNFHGVNWEKIREKYAPIIERVGTDTDFYDVISMMLGELNSSHLGIYPPYSPSAVRTGELGIEFEQKEGKEFFKIKKIIKDGPVAKAEAGVKLGDYLIAIDDVVLSPRTNIAKLLNDKIGKKVKLLINSKLTKENARVVYVKPISSREVQSLRYQMWEDARKKMVEEKTNGRVAYIHMRAMGRWDLTRFLKELESEAADKEALILDIRFNRGGNIHDQVLSALSRRAYAKWRMRDLSTTTQPTFNIGDKPIILLTNEYSLSDAEMTANGFKALHLGKIVGTRTYGWLIFTTGRRLLNGAYFRIPFWGCYTLEGKDLETIGGVEPDITVVNTLADRVAGRDPQLEKAIEIILKELKK